Proteins encoded in a region of the Coffea eugenioides isolate CCC68of chromosome 4, Ceug_1.0, whole genome shotgun sequence genome:
- the LOC113768025 gene encoding uncharacterized protein LOC113768025 isoform X1, with product MVDDGGLRPSWNPYTMGVILVILATQFVRWCSARFRFTVAPPNLNPKTNANVAVSPSSAALSQPRTSSIVSDSDLKDLLHDLDEKLHENEEWEPVIDRRNHFFSYTAKSCKPKDGPLKYLSITVFENCSSELLRNFYMDNNYRKTWDKTLMEHEQLQVDESNGTEIGRTIKKFPFLTPREYVSAWRVWEDKYGAFYCLSKGCEHALAPRQKKYVRVMFLRSGWRIRKVAGRNACEIKMVHQEDAGLNVEMAKLVFAKSIWSYVCRMSDALHIYSPQLNSSLSATMLTQKFPPGMEGVDDTSSAASTICCQVASDCYTSNISRKPANKLIKNGLILLGGAVCLSGGHSDLGAKVAMAYILTKLTKHGALSRLRKAGKH from the exons ATGGTGGATGATGGAGGACTAAGGCCATCATGGAACCCATATACCATGGGAGTTATACTTGTCATATTGGCGACCCAGTTTGTGAGGTGGTGCTCCGCTCGCTTCCGCTTCACGGTTGCTCCTCCTAATCTCAACCCCAAAACAAATGCTAATGTCGCCGTTTCACCTTCCTCCGCCGCCCTCTCGCAACCTAG GACTTCTAGCATTGTATCTGACTCGGATCTCAAGGATTTGCTCCATGACTTGGATGAGAAGCTTCATGAGAATGAGGAATGGGAGCCTGTCATTGACAGGAGAAACCATTTCTTTTCCTACACTGCCAAGTCTTGCAAGCCTAAG GATGGGCCTTTGAAATATTTGAGTATTACAGTGTTTGAGAATTGCTCTTCTGAGTTGCTGAGAAATTTTTATATGGACAATAACTATAGGAAAACCTGGGACAAGACCTTAATGGAGCATGAGCAGCTGCAGGTGGATGAAAGTAATGGAACTGAAATTGGTCGCACGATAAAAAAATTCCCCTTCTTGACCCCAAGAGAATATGTATCAGCTTGGAGAGTTTGGGAAGATAAATATGGGGCCTTCTACTGTCTTAGTAAG GGATGTGAACATGCTCTTGCCCCAAGACAGAAGAAATATGTAAGGGTTATGTTCCTTAGGTCTGGTTGGCGAATCAGAAAAG TAGCTGGTAGAAATGCATGCGAAATCAAAATGGTGCATCAAGAAGACGCTGGCCTGAATGTGGAAATGGCAAAGCTGGTATTTGCAAAGAGCATATGGAGTTATGTATGCAGGATGAGTGATGCGCTTCATATATATTCTCCTCAGCTGAATTCATCTTTGAGTGCAACAATGCTAACTCAGAAG TTCCCTCCTGGAATGGAAGGTGTTGATGACACGTCCTCTGCAGCAAGTACCATTTGCTGCCAAGTGGCTTCGGATTGCTATACCAGTAATATCTCCAGAAAACCTGCaaataaattgataaaaaatgGTTTGATCCTACTAGGGGGTGCAGTCTGCCTGTCTGGGGGTCATTCTGACTTGGGTGCAAAGGTTGCAATGGCGTACATCTTGACCAAGTTAACCAAGCATGGTGCTTTATCAAGGCTACGTAAAGCAGGCAAGCATTAG
- the LOC113768025 gene encoding uncharacterized protein LOC113768025 isoform X2, protein MVDDGGLRPSWNPYTMGVILVILATQFVRWCSARFRFTVAPPNLNPKTNANVAVSPSSAALSQPRTSSIVSDSDLKDLLHDLDEKLHENEEWEPVIDRRNHFFSYTAKSCKPKDGPLKYLSITVFENCSSELLRNFYMDNNYRKTWDKTLMEHEQLQVDESNGTEIGRTIKKFPFLTPREYVSAWRVWEDKYGAFYCLSKGCEHALAPRQKKYVRVMFLRSGWRIRKAGRNACEIKMVHQEDAGLNVEMAKLVFAKSIWSYVCRMSDALHIYSPQLNSSLSATMLTQKFPPGMEGVDDTSSAASTICCQVASDCYTSNISRKPANKLIKNGLILLGGAVCLSGGHSDLGAKVAMAYILTKLTKHGALSRLRKAGKH, encoded by the exons ATGGTGGATGATGGAGGACTAAGGCCATCATGGAACCCATATACCATGGGAGTTATACTTGTCATATTGGCGACCCAGTTTGTGAGGTGGTGCTCCGCTCGCTTCCGCTTCACGGTTGCTCCTCCTAATCTCAACCCCAAAACAAATGCTAATGTCGCCGTTTCACCTTCCTCCGCCGCCCTCTCGCAACCTAG GACTTCTAGCATTGTATCTGACTCGGATCTCAAGGATTTGCTCCATGACTTGGATGAGAAGCTTCATGAGAATGAGGAATGGGAGCCTGTCATTGACAGGAGAAACCATTTCTTTTCCTACACTGCCAAGTCTTGCAAGCCTAAG GATGGGCCTTTGAAATATTTGAGTATTACAGTGTTTGAGAATTGCTCTTCTGAGTTGCTGAGAAATTTTTATATGGACAATAACTATAGGAAAACCTGGGACAAGACCTTAATGGAGCATGAGCAGCTGCAGGTGGATGAAAGTAATGGAACTGAAATTGGTCGCACGATAAAAAAATTCCCCTTCTTGACCCCAAGAGAATATGTATCAGCTTGGAGAGTTTGGGAAGATAAATATGGGGCCTTCTACTGTCTTAGTAAG GGATGTGAACATGCTCTTGCCCCAAGACAGAAGAAATATGTAAGGGTTATGTTCCTTAGGTCTGGTTGGCGAATCAGAAAAG CTGGTAGAAATGCATGCGAAATCAAAATGGTGCATCAAGAAGACGCTGGCCTGAATGTGGAAATGGCAAAGCTGGTATTTGCAAAGAGCATATGGAGTTATGTATGCAGGATGAGTGATGCGCTTCATATATATTCTCCTCAGCTGAATTCATCTTTGAGTGCAACAATGCTAACTCAGAAG TTCCCTCCTGGAATGGAAGGTGTTGATGACACGTCCTCTGCAGCAAGTACCATTTGCTGCCAAGTGGCTTCGGATTGCTATACCAGTAATATCTCCAGAAAACCTGCaaataaattgataaaaaatgGTTTGATCCTACTAGGGGGTGCAGTCTGCCTGTCTGGGGGTCATTCTGACTTGGGTGCAAAGGTTGCAATGGCGTACATCTTGACCAAGTTAACCAAGCATGGTGCTTTATCAAGGCTACGTAAAGCAGGCAAGCATTAG